One genomic region from Bradyrhizobium icense encodes:
- a CDS encoding patatin-like phospholipase family protein — translation MKDVQDVGASPNLRALARSEPGQIVLVLQGGGALGSYQAGVYQALHEAGIEPDWIIGTSIGAINASLIAGNAPPNRLSRLREFWKKMEQNPVWSFRDIFPGFNEKLSYWSTVTNGIPGFFRPNPLAHAGDSYPLGADSAGYYSTAPLERTLSELVDFKLVNQCTPRLTVGAAHVRTSQMSYFDSRDCELGVRHIMASGALPPAFPAIRIDGELYWDGGILSNTPTEAVFDDNPRKNSLIFAVHLWNPSGAEPTTMAEVLNRHKDVQYSSRIASHIARQQQAHRLRHVINQLAARLPEAERNSETVRELTGYGCPTRMHVVRLLAPQLSREDHTKDIDFSPSGIMQRWDAGYRHTKAVLEKKPWVGEFDPLSGVILHEQMEAMPEAAE, via the coding sequence ATGAAGGACGTTCAGGACGTCGGTGCTTCGCCGAACTTGCGAGCGCTGGCCAGGTCCGAGCCGGGTCAGATCGTGTTGGTGCTGCAGGGCGGCGGCGCGCTGGGCTCCTATCAGGCCGGCGTCTACCAGGCGCTGCATGAGGCGGGGATCGAGCCGGACTGGATCATCGGCACTTCGATCGGCGCCATCAACGCCAGCCTGATCGCCGGCAATGCGCCGCCGAACCGGCTGTCGCGCCTTCGCGAGTTCTGGAAGAAGATGGAGCAGAATCCGGTCTGGAGCTTTCGCGACATCTTTCCGGGCTTCAACGAAAAGCTTTCCTACTGGTCGACCGTGACCAACGGCATTCCGGGTTTCTTCAGGCCCAACCCGCTGGCCCATGCCGGCGATTCCTATCCGCTCGGCGCCGACAGCGCCGGCTACTACTCGACCGCGCCGCTGGAGCGAACTTTGAGCGAGCTGGTCGATTTCAAGCTGGTCAATCAATGCACCCCGCGCCTGACGGTCGGCGCCGCCCACGTCCGCACCAGCCAGATGAGCTATTTCGACAGCCGGGACTGCGAGCTCGGCGTCAGGCACATCATGGCGTCGGGCGCGCTGCCGCCGGCATTCCCGGCGATCCGCATCGACGGCGAGCTTTACTGGGACGGCGGCATATTGTCGAACACGCCGACGGAAGCTGTCTTCGACGACAATCCGCGCAAGAACTCGCTGATCTTCGCCGTGCACCTTTGGAATCCGTCCGGCGCCGAGCCGACCACGATGGCGGAAGTGCTGAACCGGCACAAGGACGTGCAGTACTCGAGCCGGATCGCCAGCCACATCGCGCGACAGCAGCAGGCGCATCGCCTGCGACATGTCATCAACCAGCTCGCGGCGCGCTTGCCGGAGGCCGAGCGCAACAGCGAGACGGTGCGGGAGCTGACGGGTTATGGCTGTCCGACCCGGATGCACGTGGTGCGGCTGCTCGCCCCGCAGCTCAGCCGGGAGGACCACACCAAGGACATCGATTTCAGTCCGTCCGGCATCATGCAGCGCTGGGACGCCGGTTACCGCCACACCAAAGCAGTCCTCGAGAAGAAGCCCTGGGTCGGCGAGTTCGATCCGCTGTCCGGCGTCATCCTCCACGAGCAGATGGAGGCGATGCCGGAAGCGGCGGAGTAG
- a CDS encoding 3-hydroxybutyrate dehydrogenase, whose amino-acid sequence MNIQLKTQDASALRPLTGKVSLVTGSTSGIGLGIARALADAGSAVVLNGLGIAAEIAKTRDQLSAEFGVEVSHSTADMTSPAAIAEMIANTVASHGRLDILVNNAGIQHVAPLDQFPVEKWDAILSINLSSAFHTTRLALPAMRQNKFGRIINIASAHGLVASPFKAAYVAAKHGIVGLTKVAALETAEDGITCNAICPGYVYTPLVEAQIDGQARAHGISREQVIHDVLLAQQPNKRFATVEELGALTVFLASDAAASVTGIALPVDGGWTAH is encoded by the coding sequence ATGAACATTCAGCTCAAGACACAGGACGCTTCGGCCTTGCGGCCGCTGACGGGCAAGGTCTCGTTGGTCACGGGCTCGACCAGCGGTATCGGGCTCGGGATCGCCCGCGCGTTGGCCGACGCCGGTTCGGCCGTGGTGCTGAACGGGCTCGGCATCGCTGCAGAGATCGCCAAGACCCGCGATCAGCTTTCCGCTGAGTTCGGCGTCGAGGTCAGCCATTCCACGGCCGACATGACGAGCCCCGCGGCAATCGCCGAGATGATTGCTAACACGGTCGCCAGTCACGGCCGGCTCGATATTCTGGTCAACAATGCCGGCATTCAACACGTCGCGCCGCTCGATCAGTTCCCGGTCGAGAAGTGGGACGCGATCCTGTCGATCAACCTGTCATCGGCGTTTCACACCACGCGGCTCGCATTGCCGGCGATGCGCCAGAACAAATTCGGCCGCATCATCAACATCGCGTCCGCCCACGGCCTGGTCGCGTCGCCGTTCAAGGCGGCCTATGTCGCGGCCAAGCACGGCATCGTCGGCCTGACCAAGGTAGCGGCACTGGAGACTGCGGAGGACGGCATCACCTGCAACGCGATTTGCCCGGGCTACGTCTATACGCCGCTGGTCGAAGCGCAGATCGACGGCCAGGCCAGGGCACACGGCATTTCCCGCGAGCAGGTCATCCACGATGTGCTGCTGGCGCAGCAACCGAACAAGCGTTTTGCCACCGTTGAAGAACTCGGCGCGCTCACGGTGTTTCTCGCCAGCGACGCGGCGGCGTCGGTCACCGGCATCGCGCTGCCGGTCGATGGCGGCTGGACCGCGCACTAG
- a CDS encoding LysR family transcriptional regulator: MEMHQVRYFLAVARVLNFTRAADDCNVTQPSLTRAIKQLEAELGGDLFRRERPAAQLTELGQRMHPLLKQCYEAATGARELASSFKSGEVGALRIALTHSVDLSLLIPHLEQIKRMFNRLEFRFLRGNAREVAEYLKKGEAELGIAAEISEDWNRLDTWPLFTENFQLVINRNHPLSARDKIDFGDLRAEQLLSRNYCEHAARLNSSLREHGLDVDRSHEIASERDLIELLEADIGVAVVPDTAPIPPTLKRAGVEGLDARRTVNLYGVAGRERTAVASTVMRMLRGTNWQQFIDRNGTP, encoded by the coding sequence ATGGAGATGCATCAGGTTCGCTACTTCCTTGCGGTTGCGCGCGTGCTCAACTTCACGCGCGCCGCCGACGATTGCAACGTTACGCAGCCGTCGCTGACGCGGGCCATCAAGCAGCTCGAAGCCGAACTCGGTGGCGACCTGTTTCGCCGCGAGCGCCCCGCCGCGCAATTGACAGAACTCGGACAGCGCATGCATCCGCTGCTCAAGCAATGCTATGAGGCGGCGACCGGCGCGCGCGAGCTCGCTTCTTCCTTCAAGAGCGGCGAAGTCGGTGCGCTTCGGATCGCACTGACCCATTCGGTCGATCTGTCGCTGTTGATTCCGCATCTCGAGCAGATCAAGCGGATGTTCAATCGTCTGGAGTTTCGCTTCTTGCGCGGCAACGCCCGCGAAGTCGCGGAATATCTCAAGAAGGGCGAAGCCGAGCTTGGCATTGCCGCCGAAATCAGCGAGGACTGGAACCGGCTCGACACCTGGCCGCTGTTTACTGAAAACTTTCAGCTCGTCATCAACAGGAATCATCCGTTGTCGGCGCGCGACAAGATCGATTTCGGCGATCTTCGCGCCGAACAATTGCTGTCGCGGAACTACTGCGAGCACGCAGCGCGGTTAAACTCTTCGCTTCGCGAACACGGCCTTGACGTCGATCGTAGCCACGAGATCGCATCCGAGCGCGATCTGATCGAACTGTTGGAGGCCGATATCGGCGTCGCCGTGGTGCCCGATACGGCGCCGATCCCGCCGACGCTGAAGCGCGCCGGCGTCGAAGGGCTGGATGCGCGGCGAACGGTAAACCTTTACGGCGTGGCCGGGCGTGAACGGACTGCCGTGGCGTCCACCGTGATGCGAATGCTGCGCGGCACCAATTGGCAGCAATTCATCGACAGGAATGGAACTCCGTAA
- a CDS encoding antibiotic biosynthesis monooxygenase family protein, with translation MPQIHADRQHVTQITIVESEPDKQAEALSVMTERARFMARQPGFISISLHRSLDGRRIVNYVQWQNSDLLRSAHQSPEFRKQWGHFDEITSEIDPHLYEVSAVIDGKA, from the coding sequence ATGCCGCAGATCCACGCCGACAGACAACACGTTACCCAGATCACGATCGTCGAGTCGGAGCCCGACAAGCAGGCGGAGGCGTTGTCGGTCATGACCGAGCGCGCCCGCTTCATGGCGCGTCAGCCGGGCTTCATTTCGATCAGCCTGCATCGCAGTCTGGATGGACGCCGCATCGTCAATTACGTGCAATGGCAGAACAGCGATCTGCTGCGATCGGCCCATCAATCGCCGGAGTTTCGCAAGCAGTGGGGCCACTTCGACGAAATCACGAGCGAGATCGATCCGCACCTGTACGAAGTTTCTGCTGTCATAGATGGGAAAGCGTAA
- a CDS encoding NuoB/complex I 20 kDa subunit family protein produces the protein MQDSRPLITPSGRGILDPGTGAPMRDDYFLAGLNSELSDKGFFVTAADDLITWARGGSLMWMTFGLACCAIEMMQMAMPRYDAERFGFAPRASPRQSDVMIVAGTLCNKMAPALRKVYDQMPEPRYVISMGSCANGGGYYHYSYSVVRGCDRIVPVDIYVPGCPPTAEALLYGVMLLQKKIRRSGTIER, from the coding sequence ATGCAGGACTCCCGACCATTGATCACGCCCTCCGGAAGGGGAATCTTGGACCCGGGAACCGGCGCGCCGATGCGTGATGACTACTTCCTTGCCGGATTGAACAGCGAGCTCAGCGACAAAGGCTTCTTCGTTACCGCCGCCGATGATTTGATCACCTGGGCCCGCGGCGGTTCGTTGATGTGGATGACATTTGGTCTCGCTTGCTGCGCGATCGAAATGATGCAGATGGCGATGCCCCGCTACGACGCCGAACGGTTTGGATTTGCCCCCCGCGCCAGTCCACGGCAGTCGGATGTAATGATCGTCGCCGGTACTCTATGCAACAAGATGGCTCCCGCGCTCCGCAAAGTCTATGATCAGATGCCCGAACCCCGCTATGTGATTTCGATGGGTTCGTGCGCCAACGGCGGCGGCTACTACCACTACTCGTACTCGGTCGTGCGCGGGTGCGACCGCATCGTTCCTGTCGACATCTATGTTCCCGGCTGCCCGCCGACCGCCGAAGCGCTGCTGTACGGCGTGATGCTGTTGCAGAAGAAGATTCGGCGTTCAGGCACCATCGAACGTTGA
- a CDS encoding peroxiredoxin-like family protein: protein MTTTLSPVNAERLKEAFQQCRDMEGTLREQLEAYAAAGREIFPAYGEAVDRLVTRLNENGGGENAPRPGEVMPPFLLPDETGRLISLKSLLDHGPVAVMFYRGHWCPYCGLNVRAVIQAQDRIRALGAQTVAIMPETQAYTEKFKSEAEAPFPVLTDLDNGYALSLNLAIWLGTEIQRLLSYQDMASFQGNDGWVLPIPATFVVGRDGLVKARFVDPDFRKRMEIDDLIAALKSASEER from the coding sequence ATGACGACAACCCTATCGCCAGTCAACGCCGAGCGTCTCAAGGAAGCGTTCCAGCAATGCCGCGACATGGAGGGCACCTTGCGCGAGCAGCTCGAGGCCTACGCCGCGGCGGGGAGGGAGATCTTTCCGGCCTATGGCGAAGCCGTCGACCGGCTGGTGACGCGGCTCAATGAGAACGGCGGCGGCGAAAACGCGCCAAGGCCGGGCGAGGTGATGCCGCCGTTCCTGTTGCCGGACGAAACCGGCCGGTTGATCAGCCTGAAATCGCTCCTCGATCACGGTCCAGTCGCCGTGATGTTCTACCGCGGCCATTGGTGCCCTTACTGCGGGCTGAACGTGCGGGCGGTGATCCAGGCCCAGGACCGGATCAGGGCCTTGGGCGCGCAGACGGTTGCGATCATGCCGGAGACGCAGGCCTATACCGAGAAATTCAAATCCGAGGCCGAAGCGCCGTTCCCCGTACTGACCGATCTCGACAACGGCTACGCGCTGTCGCTCAATCTCGCGATCTGGCTCGGCACCGAAATCCAGCGGCTGCTTTCGTATCAGGATATGGCGAGTTTTCAGGGCAATGACGGCTGGGTGCTGCCGATCCCGGCTACCTTCGTGGTCGGCCGCGATGGATTGGTGAAAGCCCGCTTCGTCGATCCCGATTTCCGCAAACGTATGGAAATCGACGACCTGATCGCCGCGTTGAAAAGCGCGAGCGAGGAGCGATAG
- a CDS encoding DUF302 domain-containing protein — MTRHSTNRFANFFATLLLTALVLSVASAARADSDDGIVRVKSAVPMAEAISRIKADIAAKGIKFFSEIDQSKLAAEAGIKLRPSTLLVFGNPPLGTQFITSNPNAGLDWPVRLLLTQDDNGDVWAVWTDFGWIARRHNIRDRAAQFEMATKVVGSITSTIATK; from the coding sequence ATGACACGCCATTCGACGAACCGCTTTGCAAATTTCTTCGCCACGCTGCTGCTGACGGCGCTCGTGCTTTCCGTCGCGTCGGCAGCACGGGCCGACAGCGACGACGGTATCGTTCGCGTCAAGAGCGCGGTGCCGATGGCTGAGGCGATCAGCCGCATCAAGGCCGATATCGCAGCCAAGGGCATTAAGTTCTTCAGCGAGATCGACCAGTCGAAACTTGCGGCCGAAGCCGGCATAAAACTGCGTCCCTCGACGTTATTGGTGTTCGGCAATCCACCGCTCGGGACGCAGTTCATCACCTCGAACCCGAACGCCGGACTTGACTGGCCGGTCCGGCTATTGCTGACGCAGGACGACAATGGCGACGTCTGGGCGGTCTGGACCGATTTCGGCTGGATCGCCAGGCGCCACAACATCAGGGACCGAGCGGCGCAGTTCGAGATGGCGACCAAGGTGGTGGGCTCGATCACCTCGACCATCGCAACCAAGTAA
- a CDS encoding dihydrolipoyl dehydrogenase family protein gives MTSEKFDVVVLGGGNAGIGVTGPVRRAGMSVAMIEADLLGGTCPNRGCTPKKVLVAAGHALHEIERASIHHIAIGKPKLDWAALIDREKDMIKDIPANLARAMAKRNVEVIKGHGAFTGPNTVRVGSRILEARQIVIATGSKPRPLPIPGAELMITSDEMLSERELPASVIFIGGGVIALEFGHVYARAGADVAILEALPQLLPAMDADAVARLQAESERIGIRLRTTVSVKRIEQANGRLRVVFSHDGAEHATEADRVVNGAGRIANVDTLDLSAGQVEHANGRVAIDGHLRSTSNPNVYVCGDAVPTSPQLSPIATYEGDIVGRNIVERAKYSPDYASMATSVYTVPPLASVGLTEAVARQKGFAIDVHVNDMLDWFSAKTYAETVAWSKVIVDRSTDRILGAHFVGHSGQELVNIFGLAMRFGITARQIRENVYAYPTFSSDIKHMLGHG, from the coding sequence ATGACATCAGAGAAATTTGACGTGGTCGTTCTCGGCGGCGGCAATGCCGGCATCGGCGTCACCGGACCGGTCCGGCGCGCGGGAATGTCGGTCGCGATGATCGAGGCCGATCTGCTCGGCGGCACCTGCCCGAACCGGGGCTGCACCCCGAAGAAGGTGCTGGTCGCCGCCGGACACGCGCTGCACGAAATCGAGCGCGCATCCATCCATCACATTGCCATCGGCAAGCCGAAACTCGACTGGGCCGCGCTGATCGATCGCGAGAAGGACATGATCAAGGACATTCCTGCCAATCTCGCCCGCGCGATGGCCAAGCGCAATGTCGAGGTCATCAAGGGCCACGGCGCGTTCACTGGCCCCAATACCGTCCGCGTCGGAAGCCGGATACTCGAGGCCAGGCAAATCGTGATTGCGACGGGATCAAAGCCGCGACCGCTGCCAATTCCGGGGGCCGAGCTCATGATCACCTCGGATGAAATGCTCAGCGAACGCGAATTGCCGGCTTCCGTGATCTTCATCGGCGGCGGCGTCATCGCGCTCGAATTTGGCCACGTCTATGCCCGCGCCGGCGCTGACGTCGCCATCCTCGAAGCGCTGCCGCAGCTATTGCCGGCCATGGATGCCGACGCCGTCGCGCGCTTGCAGGCCGAGAGCGAGCGCATCGGCATACGCCTCAGAACCACAGTGAGCGTCAAGCGAATTGAACAGGCGAACGGCCGCCTGCGTGTCGTCTTCAGCCATGACGGCGCCGAGCACGCAACCGAGGCCGACCGCGTCGTCAACGGCGCGGGACGCATCGCCAATGTCGATACGCTGGATCTCTCCGCAGGCCAGGTCGAACACGCCAATGGCCGCGTCGCGATCGACGGCCATTTGCGGTCGACCTCCAATCCCAACGTATATGTCTGTGGTGATGCGGTACCGACCTCCCCGCAACTGTCGCCGATCGCGACCTATGAGGGCGACATCGTCGGCCGAAACATCGTCGAACGCGCGAAATACAGCCCGGACTACGCCAGCATGGCGACATCTGTCTACACGGTGCCGCCGCTCGCCTCGGTCGGCCTGACGGAAGCCGTCGCCAGACAGAAAGGTTTTGCGATCGACGTCCACGTCAACGACATGCTCGACTGGTTCTCCGCGAAGACCTATGCCGAAACCGTTGCGTGGTCGAAGGTGATCGTCGATCGATCAACCGACCGCATCCTTGGCGCCCATTTCGTCGGGCATTCCGGGCAGGAGCTCGTGAACATCTTCGGGCTGGC